A genomic window from Phyllopteryx taeniolatus isolate TA_2022b chromosome 2, UOR_Ptae_1.2, whole genome shotgun sequence includes:
- the LOC133472113 gene encoding gastrula zinc finger protein XlCGF8.2DB-like isoform X2, protein MCKVEMLRALLNQRLSAVVEEIFVVFERTIAEYEEELSRTKEENQRQRQLLDACNRADVGEEVLSTEQQELSSRVEQQEPESPHVKEEDDGYNIGQFQGPQEDEMLLNHVIVKSEAEEEEGDGYFCGGSKADSLLAPLSDSDDTTSHSPDTDDEHSKVDMICHTEMEHLKCSQCDKTFGSKRNLKRHMRCHTSDKPFMCADCGKTFSIKGHLIRHTRTHTGEKPFSCSVCCQTFSRKASLMIHTRTHTGEKPFSCSVCGKRFPHRSTWMRHTRTHSGEKPYACSFCNKRFSQNEYLVAHTRTHTGEKPFPCTICHTSFRDRSALSNHIRRHTEEKPFSCTRCDTRFRDRSALRKHMRTHTG, encoded by the exons atgtgtaaagtGGAAATGCTGAGAGCGTTGCTGAACCAGCGTTTAAGTGCGGTCGTGGAAGAAATATTTGTAGTGTTCGAAAGAACGATAgcggagtacgaggaggaactttctCGAACAAAGGAAGAGAACCAGCGACAACGTCAACTCCTGGACGCTTGCaacagagcag ATGTCGGTGAAGAAGTTCTCTCAACTGAGCAGCAAGAGTTGAGCTCCAGGGTGGAGCAGCAGGAACCAGAGTCCCCCCACGTTAAAGAGGAAGATGATGGTTACAACATAGGCCAGTTTCAAGGACCACAGGAGGATGAAATGCTATTGAATCATGTCATTGTAAAAAGTGAAGCTGAGGAGGAAGAAGGAGATGGATACTTCTGTGGAGGTTCCAAAGCAGACAGCCTCTTAGCGCCActgtcagatagtgacgacacaACGTCACACTCTCCTGACACTGATGATGAACACTCGAAAGTTGATATGATATGTCACACAGAAATGGAACATCTTAAATGTTCTCAATGTGACAAAACGTTTGGCAGCAAGAGGAATCTCAAAAGACATATGAGATGTCACACAAGTGACAAACCCTTCATGTGCGCAGATTGCGGTAAAACATTCTCTATAAAGGGACATTTGAttagacacacaagaacacacactggagaaaaacctttttcctgctcagtttgttgTCAGACATTCTCCCGAAAGGCTTCTCTAATGAtacacacaaggacacacactggtgagaaacctttttcatgTTCGGTATGTGGTAAAAGATTCCCTCACAGGTCAACTTGGATgcgacacacaagaacacacagcGGAGAAAAACCATACGCCTGCTCATTCTGCAACAAAAGATTCTCCCAAAATGAGTATTTGGTAGCGCACACCCGAACgcacacaggagagaaaccaTTTCCCTGCACAATCTGCCACACCAGTTTTCGCGATCGCTCAGCGTTGAGTAATCACATCAGAAGACACACGGAAGAGAAGCCATTTTCTTGCACAAGGTGCGACACCCGCTTCCGCGATCGTTCTGCGTTGAGgaaacacatgagaacacatacTGGCTAG
- the LOC133472113 gene encoding gastrula zinc finger protein XlCGF8.2DB-like isoform X1, whose amino-acid sequence MCKVEMLRALLNQRLSAVVEEIFVVFERTIAEYEEELSRTKEENQRQRQLLDACNRAVDVGEEVLSTEQQELSSRVEQQEPESPHVKEEDDGYNIGQFQGPQEDEMLLNHVIVKSEAEEEEGDGYFCGGSKADSLLAPLSDSDDTTSHSPDTDDEHSKVDMICHTEMEHLKCSQCDKTFGSKRNLKRHMRCHTSDKPFMCADCGKTFSIKGHLIRHTRTHTGEKPFSCSVCCQTFSRKASLMIHTRTHTGEKPFSCSVCGKRFPHRSTWMRHTRTHSGEKPYACSFCNKRFSQNEYLVAHTRTHTGEKPFPCTICHTSFRDRSALSNHIRRHTEEKPFSCTRCDTRFRDRSALRKHMRTHTG is encoded by the exons atgtgtaaagtGGAAATGCTGAGAGCGTTGCTGAACCAGCGTTTAAGTGCGGTCGTGGAAGAAATATTTGTAGTGTTCGAAAGAACGATAgcggagtacgaggaggaactttctCGAACAAAGGAAGAGAACCAGCGACAACGTCAACTCCTGGACGCTTGCaacagagcag TAGATGTCGGTGAAGAAGTTCTCTCAACTGAGCAGCAAGAGTTGAGCTCCAGGGTGGAGCAGCAGGAACCAGAGTCCCCCCACGTTAAAGAGGAAGATGATGGTTACAACATAGGCCAGTTTCAAGGACCACAGGAGGATGAAATGCTATTGAATCATGTCATTGTAAAAAGTGAAGCTGAGGAGGAAGAAGGAGATGGATACTTCTGTGGAGGTTCCAAAGCAGACAGCCTCTTAGCGCCActgtcagatagtgacgacacaACGTCACACTCTCCTGACACTGATGATGAACACTCGAAAGTTGATATGATATGTCACACAGAAATGGAACATCTTAAATGTTCTCAATGTGACAAAACGTTTGGCAGCAAGAGGAATCTCAAAAGACATATGAGATGTCACACAAGTGACAAACCCTTCATGTGCGCAGATTGCGGTAAAACATTCTCTATAAAGGGACATTTGAttagacacacaagaacacacactggagaaaaacctttttcctgctcagtttgttgTCAGACATTCTCCCGAAAGGCTTCTCTAATGAtacacacaaggacacacactggtgagaaacctttttcatgTTCGGTATGTGGTAAAAGATTCCCTCACAGGTCAACTTGGATgcgacacacaagaacacacagcGGAGAAAAACCATACGCCTGCTCATTCTGCAACAAAAGATTCTCCCAAAATGAGTATTTGGTAGCGCACACCCGAACgcacacaggagagaaaccaTTTCCCTGCACAATCTGCCACACCAGTTTTCGCGATCGCTCAGCGTTGAGTAATCACATCAGAAGACACACGGAAGAGAAGCCATTTTCTTGCACAAGGTGCGACACCCGCTTCCGCGATCGTTCTGCGTTGAGgaaacacatgagaacacatacTGGCTAG